In Colletotrichum destructivum chromosome 8, complete sequence, the following proteins share a genomic window:
- a CDS encoding Putative aflatoxin regulatory protein has product MSTQTPREDMNHNRKRRKVRKSCNACSSQKIRCGKQNPKCQRCEAKDLECAYSMSMRTGERPRVPASPHSISETREPTPLAIRDRPSMAVANASPVSNVSQVSPQQQQQQQQQQQQQQQERRLSEQSSEHPVDLQDDILWLLEGNSDSDNLMDQGLCLDDAAVDFGVATNLTDLATSPSKQSSAVIPTPMTQKYDAASLFDQPLSHGLPQSKDVQPGRSNTVDSARRGSSTYSNYGISRCATTHDCTLEVLGIVSDFHVPAQGCLTAVKGSACTSHLGHPLDDDMPREMGTVLSHNRDILHKLNNLLDCRCFMRQEVLVLVYVAVYKALGWYAAVLDDDGSSEDQSQFPLFGRIAITTSFVGSYCLDNDSQRVVTAHLVLTHLWEHVDPLIKRLRHWHPSAATHITKGRMSNIIDQHHQALQEELERITFKANRIKHT; this is encoded by the coding sequence ATGTCGACACAAACGCCAAGAGAAGACATGAACCATAACCGCAAACGACGCAAAGTCCGCAAGTCCTGCAACGCTTGCAGCTCTCAAAAGATCCGCTGCGGCAAACAAAATCCCAAATGCCAGCGATGCGAAGCAAAGGATCTCGAATGCGCATACAGCATGTCGATGCGAACCGGTGAACGCCCTCGTGTTCCCGCCTCACCCCATTCCATCTCGGAGACTCGGGAGCCGACACCGCTGGCCATCCGAGATAGGCCGTCAATGGCCGTGGCCAATGCCTCTCCAGTCTCGAACGTCTCGCAAGTCTcaccacaacaacaacaacaacaacaacaacaacaacaacaacaacaacaagagcGCCGGCTATCAGAACAATCTTCAGAACACCCCGTCGACCTCCAAGATGATATCTTGTGGCTGCTGGAAGGAAACTCGGACTCCGATAACCTGATGGACCAGGGTTTGTGCTTAGACGACGCAGCCGTAGACTTTGGAGTTGCGACGAATCTGACCGACCTGGCTACTAGCCCATCAAAGCAGTCATCTGCGGTGATACCCACTCCTATGACGCAGAAGTATGACGCTGCCTCCTTGTTTGACCAGCCTCTGAGTCACGGGCTTCCACAGTCAAAGGACGTACAGCCTGGGCGTTCCAACACAGTGGACTCCGCGCGCAGAGGCTCAAGCACATACTCGAACTATGGAATCTCTCGTTGCGCCACGACTCACGACTGTACTTTGGAGGTCCTGGGGATCGTCTCCGACTTCCACGTCCCGGCGCAAGGTTGCCTCACTGCCGTTAAAGGCTCGGCTTGCACGTCGCATCTGGGGCACccgctcgacgacgacatgccCCGTGAGATGGGAACCGTGCTGTCGCACAACCGAGACATCCTCCACAAACTCAACAATCTCCTCGACTGTCGCTGCTTCATGAGACAAGAGGTGCTTGTTCTAGTCTACGTGGCCGTGTACAAGGCCCTTGGCTGGTATGCGGctgtccttgacgacgacggttcGTCCGAAGACCAATCGCAGTTCCCGCTGTTCGGCCGCATAGCGATCACCACCTCGTTCGTCGGGAGCTACTGTCTGGATAACGACTCGCAGCGAGTCGTTACCGCACACCTGGTGCTGACACACCTCTGGGAACACGTCGACCCTCTTATCAAGAGGCTGCGTCACTGGCACCCTTCGGCGGCCACACACATCACCAAGGGACGCATGTCTAACATTATCGATCAACATCACCAGGCACTTCAGGAGGAACTTGAAAGAATCACTTTCAAAGCAAATCGTATCAAGCATACATGA
- a CDS encoding Putative O-methyltransferase domain, S-adenosyl-L-methionine-dependent methyltransferase superfamily — translation MSSRIVDELTELISTLSSASADLNEFLSKRGLPKHSSEAPTPIIDLIPENLPYFQAKSSIIDAAERIVRLARGPRDALITLSFEHCATASLQVALKYKLANHIPLEGTTTYAAVAEAVGKPEITPALVERILQHTSSYGLFKVQPAVAHNAMSALLVTDPDLEAWMDLSATIAYPAGASVPEALGRYGYSMESNESAYGVSIGRKVSQFQRFREADGQQLHDMFARAMRGIAVGGAYDSRHAVDGGYPWHLLEQDHIRLVVDVGGGPGHISMALAKKYPKLQFEVQDLPETIGVGARSCPEELKSRISFRPHDFMKPQPEHKVGAGEGIAYFCRFILHDWSDKYAQIILQSLASSLRPEDRIIINDVVVPEPGQESREKERRMHDRDLLMLMNLNGRERTMTAFMNLCSAVTPRLQVKKVYRPELGELSLVDIFLA, via the exons ATGTCCAGCCGTATCGTGGACGAGCTCACCGAGCTCATCTCAACCCTTTCGTCGGCTTCAGCGGACCTGAATGAATTCTTGTCTAAACGTGGGCTGCCAAAGCACTCTAGCGAAGCCCCTACGCCCATCATCGATCTCATCCCTGAGAACTTGCCCTACTTCCAGGCGAAGAGCTCAATCATTGACGCTGCTGAACGCATTGTTCGCCTGGCGCGCGGTCCCCGAGATGCCCTCATCACTCTCAGTTTTGAACACTGCGCCACGGCTTCTCTTCAAGTTGCCCTCAAGTACAAGTTGGCCAACCACATCCCACTTGAAGGGACCACAACGTACGCAGCCGTCGCCGAAGCAGTCGGCAAACCCGAAATCACCCCCGCCCTCGTTGAGCGCATTCTTCAGCACACTTCTTCGTATGGCCTGTTCAAGGTACAGCCAGCTGTCGCACACAACGCCATGTCTGCGTTGCTCGTAACCGACCCTGACCTGGAAGCGTGGATGGACCTGAGTGCCACCATTGCCTACCCGGCAGGCGCCTCCGTGCCAGAGGCTCTCGGACGCTACGGTTACAGCATGGAGTCCAACGAGTCTGCGTACGGGGTCTCCATCGGCAGGAAAGTTTCTCAGTTCCAACGCTTCCGCGAAGCTGATGGCCAGCAGCTGCACGACATGTTTGCTCGCGCCATGCGCGGCATCGCAGTCGGGGGTGCCTACGACTCGCGTCACGCTGTCGACGGGGGTTATCCTTGGCACTTGCTGGAGCAGGACCACATCCGTCTcgttgtcgacgtcggcggtggcCCGGGCCACATCTCTATGGCCTTGGCGAAGAAGTATCCGAAGCTTCAGTTTGAGGTGCAGGACCTCCCCGAGACAATCGGAGTTGGTGCCAGATCCTGCCCCGAAGAGCTGAAGAGCCGTATCAGCTTTCGTCCCCATGATTTTATGAAGCCTCAGCCGGAGCACAAGGTCGGTGCCGGAGAGGGCATAGCGTATTTCTGCCGTTTTATCCTACACGACTGGAGTGACAAATATGCCCAAATCATTCTCCAGAGCCTGGCGTCATCACTGCGACCCGAGGATCGTATCATAATCAACGATGTCGTGGTCCCGGAACCAGGGCAAGAGAGCCGCGAGAAGGAGCGCCGGATGCA TGACCGTGATttgttgatgctgatgaATCTGAATGGGCGTGAGCGGACAATGACTGCGTTTATGAATCTTTGCAGTGCAGTGACGCCCAGGCTTCAGGTGAAAAAAGTGTACCGTCCTGAGCTGGGAGAACTTTCACTTGTTGATATTTTCTTGGCATGA